The following coding sequences lie in one Steroidobacter denitrificans genomic window:
- a CDS encoding lipid A deacylase LpxR family protein, whose protein sequence is MIGIDGYLWSLRGTKVQQPMQCAALLIAGALFSPIDAFGSEVSLSANPPSCSPEQSLRWRGGTLRLENDLFTGSDRNYTNGVALTAVSRDLQGGLRPECLPQPIGLYARFIGWADPGFWRDSGAQTSSQNLVVRFGQSMYTPENKTRTDVIPDDRPYAGLLYLGLAWNRRIHPQAASYEMLDVRELTLGVIGPWSLAEQSQDLVHRARGIERFRGWDNQLRNEPAFQMAMERKFKAYTEGAVRPGWGSDVIGGYALRVGNIETAASTGVEFRAGWNIPNDFGSYPIRPGAENRPPSGVADLRTTTPQSVLAPKPGAHVFLNLEGKAVAWDFSLDGNMFRHSHHVSRWPWVAQAALGISSQWIVAGRGVRLAVMRVWRTREFDQQAGHHAFGSIALSLEF, encoded by the coding sequence ATGATTGGCATCGACGGGTATCTCTGGAGCCTGCGCGGCACCAAGGTGCAGCAGCCGATGCAGTGCGCCGCCTTGTTGATTGCGGGTGCATTGTTCAGCCCGATTGATGCTTTCGGTTCCGAAGTCTCGCTCTCTGCAAATCCTCCCTCCTGCTCGCCAGAGCAATCCCTGCGCTGGCGGGGCGGCACCCTGCGTCTGGAGAACGATTTGTTCACCGGCTCCGATCGCAACTATACCAACGGTGTCGCGCTAACAGCAGTCTCACGCGATCTGCAAGGCGGGCTCCGTCCGGAGTGCCTGCCCCAGCCGATTGGTTTGTACGCCCGCTTCATCGGCTGGGCTGATCCCGGGTTCTGGCGCGATTCCGGCGCCCAGACATCGTCGCAAAACCTCGTCGTGCGCTTTGGCCAGTCCATGTACACGCCCGAGAACAAGACACGCACCGATGTGATTCCAGATGACCGACCGTACGCTGGTTTGCTCTACCTGGGTTTGGCGTGGAATCGCCGCATCCACCCACAAGCCGCCAGCTACGAAATGCTTGACGTGCGTGAGTTGACCCTGGGCGTGATCGGCCCCTGGTCGCTGGCCGAGCAATCTCAGGATCTGGTGCATCGGGCACGCGGCATTGAGCGCTTTCGCGGCTGGGACAACCAGTTGCGCAACGAGCCGGCGTTTCAGATGGCCATGGAGCGCAAGTTCAAGGCGTACACGGAGGGTGCTGTCCGTCCTGGATGGGGCAGCGACGTGATCGGCGGCTATGCATTGCGGGTTGGAAACATCGAAACCGCCGCCAGTACCGGCGTGGAGTTTCGCGCGGGCTGGAACATACCGAACGACTTCGGCAGCTATCCGATCCGCCCTGGCGCAGAAAACCGCCCGCCCTCTGGTGTTGCCGATCTGCGCACGACAACGCCGCAATCGGTCCTGGCGCCCAAACCTGGGGCACATGTCTTCCTGAACCTGGAGGGTAAAGCCGTCGCCTGGGACTTCTCACTCGACGGAAACATGTTCCGGCATAGCCATCATGTCAGCCGGTGGCCTTGGGTCGCGCAAGCAGCTCTCGGCATCAGTAGCCAATGGATCGTTGCTGGA